Within the Arachis duranensis cultivar V14167 chromosome 10, aradu.V14167.gnm2.J7QH, whole genome shotgun sequence genome, the region CTAATATTTGTATGAAAGAGATCTGTGAGTTGTTCATTTAACTCATCAATGAGTTGGGACAAAATTATTCTGCTTCTAAAGTAGATTATTTCTGCTTACATTCTGTGCAGTTTTTGCTGGATATCTCTATGTGGTGTGTAAACTGCTAATTGATAGTGCGAATGGCATTTATGTAGTTCTAATTAATATCATGTCATTTTAATATGGTTTCATAAAATCTGAACTTTATAAGACTTATAACATAAGAGTTTGTCCCCACGCCGCCACAATGACAATTTTTGTTGACTAAATTTTGTGGGATATGTGAAAAGAGTACTTGACTTATCTTGTTTTCTTTCTAATCTGTAAAGTGAACACTCAGATGCTTTCCTTCTTAATGGTTGCAGACTTCTCTTCTTAAATTCTCAGTTTCTCACTTTACAAGCAATGtcatttagaggatccaaatccaaaCTATAAGGAAATAGGGAGCATCCTAAATGACATCTTGCATAATCATCACTTGAAGAGCAATTGACCTGGATTTTTATAGGATGCACTCACAATAGAAATTCTTGATAGAGTAGTTAGCTTCTGATTTCTCCTTTTACAAGCATGCCTACTTTAGAGTATTCAAATACAATATTATGTTGAATCATGTGATGCTTCATATTTCTATTTTGCATAGCACTATTATAGTGTTATGTGTAAATTGTATTAGAATTTGGTGGCTTTTGGCTTTGGTTTtgtgagattttttttaaacacatACATGTTAATCATaggaaaaaaaaggggggaaaggAAAAGATGTAATAGGGAGAAGGAAAATCTCAAGTGGTACACATTCAATGGTACTGATCAAGGAACTTGTCCTGATTCAGGatgaatttaatatatatattgtttcaTGTCATTATTATTGGCTgtatttaattgtattttcatcAGAGGTATAGGTATTTTGTTATGTTAGTGGACCTTTTCCTTTGATGGACATGTATGATGTTTCAAATTAAGGAAAAATCTTGGGTGGCCTAACTTTGTGTCAACTTTCTGAAATTCCTTCTGCTATGTATTCTTCACTTTTGCTCTAAATCTGGTTTTATGATTAGTCAAGTTGGCCTCACTCGTCTGCGTATTTCATTTGCAGGATATGTGCAGAAGATAACAGCTCGCAAGGACATCGACGTGATGGAGGATTAGGATAATGGAAAACCACCATGATGACACAGCTTTTTTTAACCTTTTAGTTTTTTCTCCTTTGAAAATTATACTGTATTCAATCTTGATGAGCAATATTCTTCTAAACTATGGGTCAAAATATTCATGTAAATCAACATTGGTTAGATTGAAAAATCTCCATAAAGGAATATATAACAAGAGCACACTTGGTTCTTTTTGAGGGAATGTATTCTTTTCCATAAACTGTGTGCCTATCTTTTAACACACCATATTCTTTTCATATTTTGGACCCCTACATCTCCTTTTGGCATCTTTAGTTTCGTGGTCATCTGCATATTGTTTAGGAATAACCTAAAGTAAAAGATTGGCATGATGAGATGTCTTACCAACTTTTTCTCTCTCTGCCTAGTATAAAAGGCAATGTTCCTCTGTTACATGCCATATCACAGCTGAGAAAGCAAGCAATTCCACTGTAGTAGAAAAATGTCAACAAGCTTTCTTGATTTCCAATACAGCCTCTCAAAGAGGAAGTACCTGAGGAAGCCGTCACGGATGTTCTCGAGGGACAAACAAAACTCGGGTTTGAAGGCTGTTTTCCAGCCTAATGTAGATGAGATGAAGCAGGTGTTTGACAAATTTGATTCCAACAGAGATGGGAAAATTTCTCAGCAGGAGTACAAGGCCACCCTGAGATCTCTGGGCATGGAGAACACGGTTCAAGAGGTGCCAAATATTTTCCGGGTGGTCGATCTGGATGGAGATGGATACATCAACTTCAAGGAGTTCATGGAGGCTCAGAAGATGGGTGGTGGGGTTAGGACGATTGATATACAGAGTGCATTCCGGACATTTGACAAGAATGGTGATGGGAAGATAAGTGCAGAAGAAATTCAAGAGATGCTGAGGAGGCTGGGAGAAAGGTGCAGCCTTCAAGACTGCCAGAAGATGGTGACAGCGGTGGACACCGATGGAGATGGCATGGTCAACATGGACGAGTTCATGACCATGATGACTCAGTCTAGGAGAGTTGCTTAGATGCTTATGGTTATCATGTCTTGAGGTTGATGTTAGGAGCAACTCAATAAAAACCATATGCCTTTGTTGTGCATGTTTATGTACAAAAAATAAAGCTGGACCTTAGTGTTTGTAGTATGGTACAATTACACACGTATAGATTGTTGAAGGTAAATGAAGACATTAAAAGTCCGAAAAGATCCAACGAAAGTTGGCACAGATAGATGAGGATTTACATCTTTAACCATTTCTTTTGGGTTCGATATTTATTAGAGGATAGAAATCACAGGTGCCAAAAAGCGTGAAACCTAATTGCTTCGTTTCTTCTCCCCCAGCCCCTTTCTCCCTTCCTTTCTTTCATTCAGAAACAAATtgagccaaaaaaaaaaaaaaaaaaaaacccgaaAAGAAAATGGGGTTCGCTTTATCTCCAAATTCACTATAAAGAGTATTGCATACTTGCAAATGGTAACTTTCCTTGAAGAGTACATGATATCTATCTATTAAAAATGTTCTAACTTTTAGAATTTCAATATATCTGAGAGGAAAAATTGGACACTAATCTCTAAGCTATTTGGATTACTTGCTAAGAAATCCAATATGCTTATTTTTCGTAGCAAATGAACAGATTTTCGTACACACATACGTAAATAAAAACCCATACTGTAAATTTAAAAATCCATATTCGTTTGGAACAAATCTTAATTTATCCCTTAGCTTTTCAAACACTTTATTTTAGTCtcagttttaaaatttaatgttattCCACCTTTAAATTTGACACAAACAATTAGCATATTAAAAAGTCAATAAGACGTTCGATTTCAGTTCGTAAATAAAATTGGTCTACCAACAATTACTAATgtaaaaactttttatttaattctaggATGTTAATGATTGATTGCTAGGATTTGAGATTTTGTACAAAAAGAAAGACGAAAAACGAAAGTGTTACAAAATAGTTTTGCTTATGTTTCTCTAATAcacaaaaataagaatatatgACTAAAAACCTTTTGACGTGCCTATTAcccatttattaattattcgtgTCAAATTGAACGGTAATACAacattaaactcatttaaaaccttttgaaatataaataaaatgtttaaaatattatgaaccaaattaaaatttgttttaaatattgagaaccaaaataatattttattcaaaaaattatttatctgacagtaaattataaaagataaaatttatttattttttcttaaaaaaataaactgtaACATATAATGTTGCCTTTGTATGATTTCTTGAGAAGATAAATTTGTAAAAGgaacaataatatataaatataaaaaattaattattatatatttatatataacttttttagCAAAATAATTGACCATaagtttttataaataaaaataactaattttatattttatatttttatctatattttgattataaatatcaatctatacaatttagttatattatttACGAGCTGATGATTACTTCATGTAGCATAGTTATTTTGAAAATCGCATTCATCTCAAAGATAAGAGTGAGTCAAGCTATTGGATAGGAGTTTGtgcctgtttttttttttggtgactaaatagaaaagaaagaaaaaaaagagacaaaatttttttttgtgactaaatagaaaagaaagaaaaaaaaaaagagacaaaaccaaattaattggctAGGGTCATATCTAAATCTATTAGATGTTGAAGCTCACTCAATGGTTGGTTCCAATTCGAGTGAATGTCCGCGACAGAAGCAGCTGCTTTAGCAACACTATTTGCAGTCCTCTGAATTAAAAGAATAGAGACTCTCCAATTCCAATTCATAACCTCCTGAATATGCTTTGCCAAATCCCATTCCGGAATATCCTTACTAAGCATTCTTTGGTTTACCAAGAAAAGAGCTTCTAAACAGTCTGTTTCATAAATAACCTCACGAAatccactctcccaagcaagaaGTAAACCTCTCCAAATTGCATACAATTCAGCAAAAAGAACACTGCACACTTCGACTTTTCCAGTGCAACCTTTCAACCAACATCCATCAGGATTACGAATAATACAACCAAAACCAGCATAGCCAGAAGGAACAAAccaactagcatcacaattcaatttaacaGAATGAACTGGAGGTGGAATCCAATGCAAACAAAGTGAAGGAGGAGACAGAGATTGATGCATAGCAAAAATAGTGTGAAACTCCCTTACTGAACTACGAATCAAACTCACCACTTTACTAGCACTCCATGAATCATCTATATTAAATAAGTCATGATTCCTGCTTCTCCAAATCCACCAGATGgtcgaaaagaaaagaaaaacatctcCACTCTTTGCACCTTTGTAGAGCCAATCACGTAAATTTGAGTTATCTGAATACAGGCCTAAAAGGGTCCAAACCTCCTTGGCACTAGGGCACTCCCGAAGACAATGAAGAATGGATTCAGAACCATTCTGACACCGATGACAGGTGCTAGATAAAGCTAAATCACGACCCAAACGAAACTCTGCCGTAGGAATAGCATTATGAAGACTGAGCCAAATCAAGAACTTATACTTCTCAGGAATATGCAGACGCCATACCCACAACCAATTATCATGCTTATTCCAGTCAAACTTTCTTTTGGCTAGCCAACTGTACCGACTCCTAGCTGAGTAGAGTCTAGAAGATGCCACACCCCACGACCAACCCGAACTCTCTCCAGCATTCAAATCCGGATTATAAGCATTCAAACGCTGTTTGACATCTTCTGGAATGATAGAGAAAATATCATGGAGATTCCATTGACCATCTTTCCAAACGTCTCTAATAGTTAAATCAGAGTCAGATATATGTACAAAAGGGACATCTTGAGCAATTGGGCCCTCAATACTCCAATTGTCAAACCAAAAAGATTGATCAAGTGACCCAACGCACCAAGAGAAGGCATCCTTAAGAGCACCAAAAGCCTTTGAGATACTCTTCCAAACATGAGAAGCATTGCAAGGGACAGGGCCATCTAAAACTCCCTCATTCCTCAGATACTTCGCCCTCAATAGAGCAACCCAAGGCTTGTCCTGACAATGAAAAAGTTGCCACACCAATTTACCAAGTAAAGATATATTAACACATGCAGGGTCTCTAACACTCAGGCTACCAAATTTTTTTGGAGTGATCACGGTCCtccaattaacaagagaaagacATCTACCATCTACTTGACCCTTCCAAAGGAACTGTCTCATCATAGAAGATAATTTATCGCAAACCCAATTTGGAAAAAAAGATACCTGCATATGATAGACAGGAATGGATGCTGCAACAGAATTGATCAGGCAAAATCTCCCTGCTTTATTTAGAAGCCttcctttccaattagctaATCTTCCCCTCACCTTTTCAATCACCGAATGAAAAGAAGCCCTACTGGTACGGGAATGATTAAGGTTAACTCCAAGATATCTTCCTAAGTCCAAAGCAAAACGTATTGAAGAAACACTAGTAAAAATATCTCTTCTACGAGCATTCAcatttttagaacaaaaaaCTTTAGACTTTTCAAGATTCACTTTCATGCCAGATGCCTTGCAAAAAATGTTAAGAGAATGCATGACCATTTGGACCTGACTTTTTGTAGCCTGGCAGAAGAGTAAGAGATCATCTGCAAACATCAAATGAGAAAATTTTGGGCCACCCCTAGTGACAGAAAGTGGTTTCCACACACCCTCGACCACTTTTGGCTTCTTTTAGGTTCAGTACTGttcgtcttttttttttaggtcaaattttgactttttaaaaagcctattaattaaaaagatcaagTCATagacttaaaaaaaatctataaatttGTTGAGCCGACtccttaaaatatttttttctaaaaataaattattattagtttagaCTTTTAACTATTTACAAATATTaattacaaaacaaaataaaaaaataatagtcaaaactaattaaaattgtaatttttttaaaaaaaatatttataattatgaattataaattttaaaatatatttaatattaatttatattttttaaatttattattttgagttataatttacaaaataaattttttaaatagatttgTAAATTGGAGGACTTTTAAACAAGCCAAACttaaacataaagaaaaagttaaatttGAACCATCTATTTACGGGATGAATTAAGCTCAGCTAAACCAAAGTTCGACACCATTTCCATCCATGCACACATTGGAAGCTTCCCATCAACCATGCTTAGAAAAAAGCAAGATGCATCTCTATATTTTCTCCTTTTTGGTAACGATATGCATTCACtgctaatatttttctattctcATCTTATAAAATTCTGTTTGCCCTTCGCTCTTTTTTCGGAGGAGATATATATACTCACCACTAAATACAGATAACTCATCCATTTCAAGTTTTCAGTAAAGAAATCAACTACTCCAAAAATGAAACCTCTTTTATATGTATCTAAAGAATAAAATGTTTCtctacaatttaaaaatttttaatcgaTCATCAATTATCCAAATAACTAGTCTAATAATTAAGGAtcaattaaatattttcaattgtaaaaaaatattttattt harbors:
- the LOC107469711 gene encoding LOW QUALITY PROTEIN: uncharacterized protein LOC107469711 (The sequence of the model RefSeq protein was modified relative to this genomic sequence to represent the inferred CDS: substituted 1 base at 1 genomic stop codon), translating into MFSTNTNATSLFFPSSNPTSIFRARASAGDLSFPRFFHSLASAAAVAGGLGAAGGGGVSDEVTGGTAARRGGGNEGKMRVKAKEKKWSRNRESYLWDNTDPLPLPMTYPDSSPVSPDEIDKRLQCDPNLEDCKEVVYDKCIPCMGIGYVQKITARKDIDVMEDXESKQFHCSRKMSTSFLDFQYSLSKRKYLRKPSRMFSRDKQNSGLKAVFQPNVDEMKQVFDKFDSNRDGKISQQEYKATLRSLGMENTVQEVPNIFRVVDLDGDGYINFKEFMEAQKMGGGVRTIDIQSAFRTFDKNGDGKISAEEIQEMLRRLGERCSLQDCQKMVTAVDTDGDGMVNMDEFMTMMTQSRRVA